The Bacteroidota bacterium region TACCACTCGTTGTGAATTGCTGAACTGCGGAATATCCTGTCGGACCACTACTGCAAATTGCTTCGACAGCGTAATCATAATCTGTTCCGGCGTACAATGGTGAAAGTATGCAGGAAGTATTGTTTGTAGAAACAACATCCCAGACAAGTGCAGTTGATGTTTTAAAACGTACATGATAGAGATAAGCATTTGAAACCGGGCTCCAGTTAATCTGTACGGAATCATTCGCAAGAACAGTTGACGAAATATTTGTTGGAACTGTACATGGAGCTGTACCGCTGTGATCAAGATAATGAATGATCACGGAATTAGAATACGAGATGATAAATACACTGCTGTCGCTTGCGATCGCGATTCCATTCCCACGATTATCGGTAGCGAATGTATCGGTGGGAGCAGTCCATTCACGTGTTCCCGAAGGAGTGTATTTAACAGTGACCATTTGTATTGTACTGATGATAGAAGTACCACCGGGAAAAGGTCCGCCTGTTCCGGTAACGTATATATTACCCCCGGCATCAACAGCGAATGCTCCCGGATATTCATCGTTGTGTGTAGTTTCATCGTAGCGATCTGACCATAGCTGAGTTCCGGATGTATCTATTTTAAAAGTAATCCAGTCGAGATAATAACTTGTGGAGGGTGCCTGGTTTCCCGAAGCCATGATTGCAAAATTTCCATCCGGTGTGGCTAAAATTTTTCCACCAACCTCACTCCCGCCAAAATCAAAAGTGCGAACCCAAAGTGAATTTCCAAGCGGATCATATTTGTATACTGCTATATCACCCATTTGAGCTGTAGAAATCCAGGTTACCATGTATGCATTTCCATTCGCGTCGAAAGCGATATCATCGCCTTGCACTCCAGTGGATACATCGCTCCAGATATCATTACCCGCTGTATCCACAACCCAGGTTGAAGCATTGGCCGTTGAATAATCGGTAACTCCCGCGAGCCCGAGTTTATCACCGTACAAACGGATCTGTCTGACGAAATGAAAATTTGTCACAGAGGGAAAATTTTTTGTGCTCACCCGAACGATGTTTCCGGCCGGCGAAACTTTTACAACATTGTATCCTGAATTCGCGGATGAACCAACAAGTCCGGCTGTTCCAATATATACATTGCCATTATTGTCCATCTGACTGCTGACATGTGTCCAGTACTGGCTATTGTTGAAATAGCTATAACTTCCGGGGAAAATTCTTTTGTAAATTAATGAACCGGCAGGATCGTATTTTAATACAATCAGCGCATTGGCGTTATCACCATCACTTGACATGGTGTGGCGGTAGCCGATGACGACAGGATTTCCCTGTGGATCCACATGCACCTGTACCGGTCTTTCATAATTCAGCGCGACAGTAGTGCTGGAAATCTGTTGCCATTGAAAGACACCAAAACGATTTCTTTTTTCAAGATAGATGGAGCCCTCATTATTTGTAAGGGTGTATACATTGTCAGCAGCATCCCTGGTGATAGCTGCACCAATATTCGCCAGAAGATCCGGTTTACGGATCCAGTCGATCGAAAAGGATGCATAACAAAGGGTGCCGGTCAACATTAGTCCAAAAAGGAAGAGTAACTTTTTTTTCATAGCTGTGTGCATTGTTTAATGAAGGGGTTTGTTTAATGATGGATTTCTGAAGAATTAATTCGCAACAAATCTATATTCACATTGAAGAATGTAATCATTAAATATGTCGGACGGGAAAAATCCATTACTGAATGGAATTTTACAGAGGCTGAAAATTTTTCAAAAAAAACTGAACATTGGCAACATGAAGATTCATAGGCTTTTTCACCGGAGTGTTAAAATCAATTTTAACAAATCTCTTATGTTTTCGTACTTTTACAATTGACAAAAACGCCCCATATGTCATCCTCTCTCTTACTCGTAAAAAACATGGTTTGCCATCGCTGTATGATGGCAGTGGAATCAATATTAAAAAAGAATCATATTCCATATCATAAAGTACTCATTGGGGAAATACATCTTGATGGAACTATTTCACAGAAGCAGAAGGATCTTCTCAAAACAAGTCTGGAGGAAATAGGTTTTGAACTGATTGATTCACATGTAAGCGGCCTGATTGAAAAGATAAAAAAATTTGTCATCAGAAAAGCGAGAAATGAAGTAGATGAGAAAGATCAAAAAAGTAAATTGTCAACTTACCTTTCTTCTTATTTAAATCACGAGTACACTTATCTGAGCGGTTTGTTTTCTTCCATAGAAGGCCGCACCATTGAGAATTATTTTATTGAGCAACGTATTGAAAAAGCCAAAGAGTTGATTGTATACGGACAGCTTACTTTATCTGAAATTGCTTTTCAACTGGAATACAGCAGTGTCGCGCACCTGAGCAGTCAGTTCAAGAAAATCACCGGATTGACGCCAACCTATTTTAAACAGCTGGGTTCCTCGAAGCGAAAGTCTCTGGACCGGGTTTAAACCGAACCCCAAAATTCTATAACACCTTCCCAAAGTAGTGTAATGCCTGTGCCTGCAGGGGGCTGTACATTTGTAGTGTAAATTTTAAAAAACAACACTATGAAAAATGTAAAAATGAGCCTCAGCGCTCAAAGTTCCAATCTGAAGAATTGTGGTAAAGCAAATTGCACATGTGAAATCTGTACATGTGAAACTTGTACTTGTGCTTCCTGCGCAAAGCAATAATTAAATCACAATTCTGAAATCTCAAAGCCGCTCTTTCGGGAGCGGCTTTCATTCGAATTCTCCCGGAACATGAAAACGACAATTAAAATTATCGCTTTGACTTTTATTTCTTTTATCCTGGCACTGGGCTTAATTACCTTGTTAAAGACTCCTCCAGGACAGGCGACACGGCATGGGGCGTCCTATGGTAAAATCTTCTGAGCATCCCTGGCTTTCATTTTTCTTAAATGGAAATTCCTTCAGGCGCTTTGGATTTTGTGCAACATCAACCTTGCGATATTCGCGGCTCTGGTTTTTGCTTCTTCGGCTTTTTCTCCTTCAAATAAATCGTCTACCGTTTTAGTAAAAAGAGTAATCCATTCGTTGAATTCATTTTCTGCCATCGGAATGCTACGACTGAGTTGAATATGTCGTGTCATCGGATTGCCTTCATAACTCTGGTCACCCAAAAGAATGCTTGCCCAGAAATTGTACATTTTTGGCAAATGTAAACTCCAGTCAACTTTGGCCATGTCGTTAAAAATCGGACCAAGGACGGGATGCAATTTCACACGATCATAAAAAGTATTGACCAGAAGCTCAATGTGATTTCGGTCAGTAATCTGTGCTTTCATGATGCAAAGGTAATGTATTCCGACTCATACATCATCGATATTAACATAGACTTACCATGCACCTGATTTTCTATGTTTGATAAGATAAAATATAAATTGCTGAAGCACTAAATATTTTGAATCGTGATTCTTCTTTTTTCTTTCAGAGCCCTGAAGTGTGACGGAGTTAAGCCGGTGATTTTTTTAAATTGTGCAGATAAGTGAGCCACACTGCTGTAATGCAATTTGTGTGCGATTTCTGATAGCGTATCTTCTCCAAAAATGATTAACTCTTTTATACGTTCAATTTTTAAAGAAAGAATAAATTGTTCAATTGTAGTGGCTTCTACTTCTGAAAAGAAATTTGCCAGATAATTATAATTGTGATTTAATTCCTCACTAAGCAATACAGAAAATTTGATATTAGGTTTTTCGTCTGACTTGTAGACATAGTTATAAATGACTTTTCGGATTTTCTCAATCAACACTCCTTGTTTTTTTTCCAGGAGTTCAAGTCCGGCGGATTTGATCTTGTTATTCAATTCTTTCTTTTCCTCAATTGTGAGATCCTGTTTTGTTTCTATTTCTCCCAATTCTACTTTAACCGGAGAAATGTCTAGTTCATTCAGCGCTTTTTTAACTACAATCTTGCAGCTTTCGCAAGCCATATTTTTTACATAAATTTTCATGAAATAAATTTTAGCTTTTGAAATATTTAGAAACGTTCAACTCAAGCAGACATTGAATTTGTCAATTGCTATGTAAAGGTATTGTTTTAAAATTTGATCTCCGGAAAATGTTTTGAGTTGAAGTTTTCGAAAATGACTGGACGGCGTTTTTGTCATCACCAAAGTAGAGAATCTGTCTTTATTCGGCGATAAATGGAATTATTTCAAAGCAGATTTTCTGAATCAAATAAATACTATTCTGGAAAATTCTATGCTTGAGTTAAGCATCTACATCATCCTTATTTCGGACATGCAAAACCGGGAGCCTACTTCTTTTATTTTGATCGAAAAAGAAACAAACCGCTATCATCCGTCGAACACGATGTTCGTTTGGCAAAAATAAGAGGACGCAGCGATACGTCCTCTTTAAAAGTTGAATTATTATTTACTTATTATGACAAGCCAGGCAAAGTGCAGAGCCACGGTTGTCCATTTTCATAAGGTAAGGAGTGGAGTTGGAATGCGCGCTGTGACAGGATGTGCACTGAACTTTTCCCGATGCATCGAGCATTGCTGAGACCGGCTGCGAACCTGCCACGTAAGTAAGGTTTAGCGTATCGTAAGTAGAAAATAGATGTGTGGTCTGGTGAAGATCGCCATATCCTCCGGAAAGTGCCTGAAGGTAATCGACGGAAACAGGATGATCGTTGCGCAAATCAGCGCTGAAATTATATCCGCCGGTAATGTACTGTGTGCCTACTTGTCCGCCAAAAGAACCCAAAGCAACCGTACCATCATGACAAGCCAGACAAAGTTTGGATGTTCCGTCGATAGCTGTAACGCCCAGATTAGACTGATCTTTTATACTTTCAAAAAAGGTATAGTTGGCCGTTGACAACTCGTGATTCCAAAGCGGAGCTTCCGTAACGGACAGGTTAGCGTTGTGCGGCGTGTGACAGGGTTGACAAAGCTGTTGTCCGAGGGTGGTGGTGTAATTATAGGTATTCCAGATTTCAGCGCTGAAATCATGTGCATCATGGGTGGTGGAGTTTGGATCGGCGATTGCAGTTCCGAAGTTCAAGAGAATCAAAATCAATCCGGGAAGAAGGAAAATCCCCTTTTTGAAATATTTTTCAAGTTTGGTGTTATTCCGTACCAATTGCGGATTGCCTTTTTGGGCCAAAGAATCGGTAACTTTTGAGGGTTGATTGGTGTGTAGAGTAGTGTTCATCCTGACCCGAAATAACAAACCATTCGGAATACCCTCAATTTAAAGTCGCCGAACGGGAAGAAAATTGGGTTGAACCGGATGTTTCCTTCCTGGTTAAATTGCCATACAAAGATGACCACGGGACTTAATTTGAACAGCTACAAGAATGCCTTTTATTATCAATTACCGTATAGCTCACCAAATTCTATTGTTTCACAAGTTTGACTGTTTGTATTTCATTATTAGATGTTAACTGACAAAAATAAATTCCATTGTTCAAGTCAGATAAATCAACGGTGATTCTATTCTTCCCTTTTTGGAGTATTTGAGTTGGAATATTTTTTAAACTTCTTCCTGTTACATCATAAACGGAAAGAGAAATATTTTTTGCAGCAGATATGTTGAACTCTAAAGTTATCGTTGATTGAAATGGATTCGGAAACGAGGAAATATTCAATGTTGAAAATTCGTTGATGCCAGTGCTTATGTTATTGAATGTGTCATGGAACTTCGCTACTATAAAATTAGGGTCAAGACAGCAGGGAGTATATAGTATTGCGTCCCAGGGAGCAGAGCTTTTTGCGGTACCCGTAAAATAGAAGGTGCTGTCATTCGCCAATGTAAGTCCCGAGCCGGCATCATCTGAGCCACCTCCCATAACCCGCGCATAGACAATAGTTCCGTTAGGATCATAACGCGCAAGAAAGCAATGCGTGCTTTGTGTGAAGATTGCTACCTGAACGGTGTCGAAATTTGCAGTCAGAACATTCCCGCCAAGAAATCCTGTTATTATAGTATTTCCGTTTTTATCTGCGATGATATCCAAAGCTTCATCGTTTACACTACTTCCACCATGCCTCAGCCACAATGGTGTACCTGATGCATTTACTTTTAATGTAATTATTTCATTGTCGAACATGGTGTACCCATTAAAATATTGCGAACCAAATTGCACCGTATCTCCACTTGCATGACCTGTAATGTAAGTGTTCTCATTGCTGTCAATTGCAAGGCCGTTTATCCAGGTTCCATTTGTCCCACCACCACTGCTCAGCCATTGGCATGTGAGATTACTATCAAGCTTTAACTCAAAAACATTGAAGACCGAAGCGTTAGCAGTAAATCCATTCAGGGTGATGTTGTCGAAAAATGCACCGCCTACATAAATGTTTCCTGACCCCGATGCTACTTCAATTTCTCTTGCCTCCTGATGAATTGCACTTACGTCATTCAGTTGTATGAGGTCTGTGCGTGTACCATCTGGAAGGTAGCGAAGTAAAATTCCGCCATTGTAATTTAAGGAGAGCGTGTCGAAAAGATTGGTTCCGTCAACAGTTCCAACAACAACCACTCGTCCCTGGTCATCAATATCAATATCATTGAAACTTGCGCCAACTCCAATGCCTCCACCATGTTTCATCCATTGAATATTTCCATTCAAATCATACTTTGCCAAAAAACCATGCCTGCTATTTCCGGCATAGGTATAAGAAATTGTATCGAAAGTGACAGTAGGATTAAAATTTTGCGTACGGAAAGCACCACACACGTAAACAGCATTATCTGCAACAGATACTTTCACGGCCGATTCCTGAATGTCAATTGAGCCGGTTCCTCCAAATGTTCGCACCCATTGAACAATTCCGGCTCCATTATATTTAGCAAGAAAACCATCCTGATTAGCGGGAACAAACAAACCGGAGAAGTAGCTGTCAATTGAAAGATGTCCAATTACATAGGCGTTCTCACTTTCATCAGCATCCACAGCGGTACCATTTTCAATGGCACTGAAAGAAGGTGAACCGGCATCGTGAATCCATTGAATGGATTGTGCTGTGAGAAATTTTGGATTTACAAGTAACAGGAATATCCCAAAGAATAAAGTGCTAAATATTTTTTTCATGAAAGATGATTTTTAAGGATATTAATAGAGAGAATAAATAGAAAGTAGTGATGATCCCGGTTTTGGACAAGCAGTCTCTTGACTGGTTTTTGGGTTGCTTTATTTATAGCCAGGGAGCTGTGTGTCAAATTTTGTTGTGCTGTAAAGCTTTCTTCGTGACCCGAAATTACACATACTTAACAGGCTCCTCAATTAAATGTCGCCGGACGGGAATAATGAAGGGCTGAACCTGATACCTAGTTTTCGATTTTGAGAAAGGAAGAGATAAACTTTGCTTAATGTTCATGCAAGCTGCCGATTGCAAATGTAGAAAGTAAGTAATTAGGGCAACTACCTGTAACAATGCAAACTTGCTCAATATTAAAAAAAGGCCCGGATCGATTCGTTCGACCCGGGCTCTTTTGCTATTCGAATTCCCTTGATTACTGAGGGAAGTTCATTTTACATTTTTATCAATCGTACCGCCTGTGTCTCTTCACCGATAGTGATTCTCACAAAATAAATTCCGGCAGAGAGATTGTTCAGATCAAATGTGCGGTTATCGTGTGCTTTCAGATTCTCCTGTGAAACAAAGAGAACTTTTCCATACACATCCACAACGCTGACTTCAACAGCTCCTGATGCTTCGTTATTGAAATTGATATCAATAACTCCGGTACTTGGATTCGGATACACACCGACAGAACGTGTAGGACGGGCAGCAGTAGTATGAGGACGGTTGCAGGCAATTGTGCTCACCGTAATCATATCAAATGCTTCGCATGAATTTCCATCAGTGATCAATACTGAATATGTTCCGGGTGAAGAAACGTTCAGCGTTTGTCCGGTTGAATTATCAGACCAGAGATATTGATAGCCTGCGCCTGCATCCAGAGTAAGTGTTGCGCCAATGCAAATGGTTGTATCGGCACCCAACTCAACAACCGGTGAAGGGAATTGATAACCTATTGTTACTGTCGCGTAATCCGGACAGCCGTTATAGTCAGAAACCTGAACGGTATAAGTGCCCGGTGCAAGGTTGCTTACACTTGCAGTCGTCGCGCTACCTGCACTCCACAAGTAAGAATACGGTGCTGTTCCACCGGATCCACTCGCAGTAGCTGTTCCGTCTTCGCTGTTCTGACAAGTTGCGTCAGTTGAAGAAACGATACTTGCAACTATTCCCGATGTATTTCCAACCAATGCTGAAAGTGTTTGTTGACAGCCGTCTGCATTATCAACAACAGTAA contains the following coding sequences:
- a CDS encoding T9SS type A sorting domain-containing protein, whose translation is MKKKLLFLFGLMLTGTLCYASFSIDWIRKPDLLANIGAAITRDAADNVYTLTNNEGSIYLEKRNRFGVFQWQQISSTTVALNYERPVQVHVDPQGNPVVIGYRHTMSSDGDNANALIVLKYDPAGSLIYKRIFPGSYSYFNNSQYWTHVSSQMDNNGNVYIGTAGLVGSSANSGYNVVKVSPAGNIVRVSTKNFPSVTNFHFVRQIRLYGDKLGLAGVTDYSTANASTWVVDTAGNDIWSDVSTGVQGDDIAFDANGNAYMVTWISTAQMGDIAVYKYDPLGNSLWVRTFDFGGSEVGGKILATPDGNFAIMASGNQAPSTSYYLDWITFKIDTSGTQLWSDRYDETTHNDEYPGAFAVDAGGNIYVTGTGGPFPGGTSIISTIQMVTVKYTPSGTREWTAPTDTFATDNRGNGIAIASDSSVFIISYSNSVIIHYLDHSGTAPCTVPTNISSTVLANDSVQINWSPVSNAYLYHVRFKTSTALVWDVVSTNNTSCILSPLYAGTDYDYAVEAICSSGPTGYSAVQQFTTSGTGYCTSMGLDATHEWIDLVFLGSLLNSTPLSDGGYGDYTFLSADLLPGSIYNITLSAEMDVPMYTENWKVWIDFNRNGLFSDPGEEVVSYSSNQIGWETSTFQVPANAVPGVTRMRVSMKDGSPVQTPCEIFSLGEVEDYSININSITGISPEANKQQNSLSVYPNPATNLLIVNSGTSTGTVSYEIMDLTGRTVFADPFAPAGKISIDIQNLNSGIYFVKMKNESGTSSVVKWMKQ
- a CDS encoding helix-turn-helix transcriptional regulator, with amino-acid sequence MSSSLLLVKNMVCHRCMMAVESILKKNHIPYHKVLIGEIHLDGTISQKQKDLLKTSLEEIGFELIDSHVSGLIEKIKKFVIRKARNEVDEKDQKSKLSTYLSSYLNHEYTYLSGLFSSIEGRTIENYFIEQRIEKAKELIVYGQLTLSEIAFQLEYSSVAHLSSQFKKITGLTPTYFKQLGSSKRKSLDRV
- a CDS encoding group III truncated hemoglobin, which gives rise to MKAQITDRNHIELLVNTFYDRVKLHPVLGPIFNDMAKVDWSLHLPKMYNFWASILLGDQSYEGNPMTRHIQLSRSIPMAENEFNEWITLFTKTVDDLFEGEKAEEAKTRAANIARLMLHKIQSA
- a CDS encoding AraC family transcriptional regulator, which translates into the protein MKIYVKNMACESCKIVVKKALNELDISPVKVELGEIETKQDLTIEEKKELNNKIKSAGLELLEKKQGVLIEKIRKVIYNYVYKSDEKPNIKFSVLLSEELNHNYNYLANFFSEVEATTIEQFILSLKIERIKELIIFGEDTLSEIAHKLHYSSVAHLSAQFKKITGLTPSHFRALKEKRRITIQNI
- a CDS encoding T9SS type A sorting domain-containing protein; its protein translation is MKKIFSTLFFGIFLLLVNPKFLTAQSIQWIHDAGSPSFSAIENGTAVDADESENAYVIGHLSIDSYFSGLFVPANQDGFLAKYNGAGIVQWVRTFGGTGSIDIQESAVKVSVADNAVYVCGAFRTQNFNPTVTFDTISYTYAGNSRHGFLAKYDLNGNIQWMKHGGGIGVGASFNDIDIDDQGRVVVVGTVDGTNLFDTLSLNYNGGILLRYLPDGTRTDLIQLNDVSAIHQEAREIEVASGSGNIYVGGAFFDNITLNGFTANASVFNVFELKLDSNLTCQWLSSGGGTNGTWINGLAIDSNENTYITGHASGDTVQFGSQYFNGYTMFDNEIITLKVNASGTPLWLRHGGSSVNDEALDIIADKNGNTIITGFLGGNVLTANFDTVQVAIFTQSTHCFLARYDPNGTIVYARVMGGGSDDAGSGLTLANDSTFYFTGTAKSSAPWDAILYTPCCLDPNFIVAKFHDTFNNISTGINEFSTLNISSFPNPFQSTITLEFNISAAKNISLSVYDVTGRSLKNIPTQILQKGKNRITVDLSDLNNGIYFCQLTSNNEIQTVKLVKQ